Proteins co-encoded in one Arachis hypogaea cultivar Tifrunner chromosome 13, arahy.Tifrunner.gnm2.J5K5, whole genome shotgun sequence genomic window:
- the LOC112737811 gene encoding uncharacterized protein isoform X2 — protein sequence MAPVAPRSGDAIFANIERVNAELFTLTYGAIVRQLLTDLEEVEEVNKQLEQMGYNIGIRLIDEFLAKSNVSRCVDFRETADVIAKVGFKMFLGVTASVGNWDAEGTCCSIILEDNPLVDFVELPDTCQGLYYCNMLSGVIRGALEMVSMKTEVTWIRDVLRGDDVFELQMLHA from the exons ATGGCTCCAGTGGCTCCTCGTTCCGGCGACGCCATCTTCGCTAACATCGAGCGTGTT AATGCGGAGCTTTTTACTCTAACGTATGGCGCGATTGTGCGTCAATTGCTCACGGATCTGGAAGAGGTTGAAGAGGTGAACAAGCAGCTTGAACAAAT GGGTTATAACATTGGAATCCGTTTGATTGACGAATTTTTAGCAAAATCCAATGTCTCAAGGTGCGTTGATTTCAGAGAGACTGCTGATGTAATTGCAAAG GTTGGTTTTAAGATGTTCCTTGGTGTTACTGCATCTGTGGGCAACTGGGATGCTGAAGGTACATGTTGTAGTATCATTTTGGAGGATAATCCTTTGGTAGACTTTGTTGAGCTTCCTGACACCTGTCAAGGTCTTTACTATTGCAACATGTTAAGTGGTGTCATTAGAGGAGCCTTAGAGATG GTGTCAATGAAGACTGAGGTCACTTGGATCCGCGATGTGCTTCGAGGTGATGATGTGTTTGAGTTGCAG ATGCTTCATGCTTAA
- the LOC112737811 gene encoding uncharacterized protein isoform X1: MAPVAPRSGDAIFANIERVNAELFTLTYGAIVRQLLTDLEEVEEVNKQLEQMGYNIGIRLIDEFLAKSNVSRCVDFRETADVIAKVGFKMFLGVTASVGNWDAEGTCCSIILEDNPLVDFVELPDTCQGLYYCNMLSGVIRGALEMVSMKTEVTWIRDVLRGDDVFELQVKLLKQVPEEYPYKDDE; the protein is encoded by the exons ATGGCTCCAGTGGCTCCTCGTTCCGGCGACGCCATCTTCGCTAACATCGAGCGTGTT AATGCGGAGCTTTTTACTCTAACGTATGGCGCGATTGTGCGTCAATTGCTCACGGATCTGGAAGAGGTTGAAGAGGTGAACAAGCAGCTTGAACAAAT GGGTTATAACATTGGAATCCGTTTGATTGACGAATTTTTAGCAAAATCCAATGTCTCAAGGTGCGTTGATTTCAGAGAGACTGCTGATGTAATTGCAAAG GTTGGTTTTAAGATGTTCCTTGGTGTTACTGCATCTGTGGGCAACTGGGATGCTGAAGGTACATGTTGTAGTATCATTTTGGAGGATAATCCTTTGGTAGACTTTGTTGAGCTTCCTGACACCTGTCAAGGTCTTTACTATTGCAACATGTTAAGTGGTGTCATTAGAGGAGCCTTAGAGATG GTGTCAATGAAGACTGAGGTCACTTGGATCCGCGATGTGCTTCGAGGTGATGATGTGTTTGAGTTGCAGGTAAAACTTCTCAAGCAAGTCCCCGAGGAGTATCCATACAAGGATGATGAGTGA
- the LOC112737810 gene encoding putative multidrug resistance protein: MGNNSMFRYADGVDKFLMLFGTMGSIGDGLQNPLMMYILSDVINAYGDKNTKLGMHDVNKYALRLLLVAIGVGLSAFVEGMCWARTAERQASRMRMEYLKSVLRQEIGFFDSQTAGTSTTYQVVSLISSDANTIQVALCEKIPDCLTYMSTFFFCHIFAFVLSWRLTLAAIPLSLMFIVPALMFGKMMLDVTMKMIESYGVAGGIAEQAISSIRTVYSYVGENQTLNKFSCALQKTMELGIKQGFAKGLMLGSMGVIYISWGFQAWVGTILITEKGEKGGHVFVAGFNVLMGGLSILSALPNLTAITEATTAVTRLFEMIDRVPSIDSEDKKGKALSYVRGEIEFRNIYFNYPSRPDTPILQGLNLTFPAGKRVGLVGGSGSGKSTIIALLERFYDPIEGEILLDGHKISRLQLKWFRSQFGLVNQEPVLFATSIKENILFGKEGASMENVISAAKSANAHDFVVQLPDGYETQVGQFGFQLSGGQKQRIAIARALLRDPKILLLDEATSALDAQSERVVQAAIDQVSKGRTTIIITHRLSTIQTADLIAVLQEGRVIELGTHNELMDLTDGRGGAYARMVELQQVTAQNDEPRPSSNAPKERRSSQRISTPQSPSVSFTSSTHGTPMFTPFSQGLSMGTPYSYTVQYDLDDDSFEDNPKRLHHPAPSQWQLLKLNAPEWGRALLGLLGALGSGAVQPINAYCVGLLISIYFDTDNMKSKTRRLALVFLGIGVFNFFTSILQHYNFAVMGERLTRRIREKLLEKLMTFEIGWYDQEENTSAAICARLSSEANLVRSLVGDRMSLLSQALFGSLFAYALGLVLTWKLSLVMIAVQPIVIGSFYARSVLMKRMAEKARKSQREGSQLASEAVINHRTITAFSSQKRMMSLFQSTMLGPKQESIRHSWISGFGLFSSQFFNTASTALAYWYGGRLLVNGDITPKHLFQAFLILLFTAYIIAEAGSMTNDISKGNSAVGSVFAILDRKSEIDPETSWGSDKRRKIRGKVELKSVFFAYPTRPDQMIFKGLCLTVEAGRTVALVGHSGSGKSTIIGLVERFYDPLKGSVCIDEQDIVSYNLRMLRSHIALVSQEPTLFAGTIRENIAYGKEEATESEIRRAAAMANAHEFISGMKDGYETYCGERGVQLSGGQKQRVALARAILKNPAILLLDEATSALDSVSENLVQETLEKMMVGRTCIVVAHRLSTIQRSNSIAVIKGGKVVEQGSHNELISLHGAYYSLIKHQNANSSQ; this comes from the exons ATGGGGAACAATAGCATGTTTCGTTATGCAGATGGTGTGGACAAGTTTTTAATGTTGTTTGGGACCATGGGAAGCATTGGTGATGGATTGCAGAACCCTCTTATGATGTATATTCTTAGTGATGTCATCAATGCTTATGGAGACAAGAATACCAAATTGGGTATGCATGATGTGAACAAG TATGCATTGAGGCTTTTATTAGTTGCAATTGGTGTTGGACTTTCAGCTTTTGTAG AAGGAATGTGTTGGGCAAGAACTGCAGAGAGACAGGCTTCAAGAATGAGAATGGAATATTTGAAATCAGTGCTGAGACAAGAAATTGGATTCTTTGATAGCCAGACAGCTGGTACGTCAACAACTTACCAAGTTGTCTCACTCATCTCCTCAGATGCCAATACCATCCAAGTTGCCTTGTGTGAGAAG atACCAGACTGCTTGACATACATGTCAACATTCTTTTTCTGCCACATCTTTGCATTTGTGCTTTCATGGAGACTCACACTTGCAGCCATACCACTCTCCCTCATGTTCATAGTCCCAGCTCTCATGTTTGGGAAGATGATGTTGGATGTGACAATGAAAATGATTGAGTCTTATGGTGTTGCTGGTGGGATTGCAGAGCAAGCAATATCTTCAATAAGAACTGTTTATTCCTATGTTGGGGAGAACCAAACTCTTAACAAATTCAGCTGTGCACTTCAGAAAACCATGGAGTTAGGAATAAAGCAAGGTTTTGCAAAAGGGTTGATGTTAGGGAGCATGGGAGTTATTTATATAAGTTGGGGTTTTCAGGCTTGGGTTGGAACCATTCTTATCACTGAAAAAGGAGAAAAGGGTGGTCATGTTTTTGTGGCTGGCTTCAATGTACTCATGGGAGGGCT GAGTATTTTAAGTGCACTTCCAAATTTAACTGCCATAACAGAAGCAACTACTGCCGTCACTCGCCTTTTCGAAATGATTGATAGGGTACCATCCATAGATTCTGAAGACAAAAAGGGGAAAGCCTTGTCATATGTTAGAGGAGAAATTGAATTCAGGAACATATACTTCAATTATCCATCAAGACCAGACACACCAATCTTACAAGGACTCAATCTCACTTTTCCAGCAGGCAAGAGAGTAGGCCTTGTTGGTGGTAGTGGTTCTGGAAAATCAACAATCATTGCACTTCTTGAGAGGTTCTATGACCCTATTGAGGGAGAAATACTATTGGATGGTCACAAGATTAGTAGACTTCAGTTGAAATGGTTTAGATCCCAATTTGGCCTGGTGAATCAAGAGCCTGTTCTTTTTGCTACATCAATTAAAGAGAATATATTGTTTGGAAAAGAAGGGGCTTCAATGGAAAATGTGATAAGTGCAGCTAAGTCAGCAAATGCACATGATTTCGTTGTTCAGTTGCCAGATGGTTATGAAACTCAA GTTGGACAGTTTGGATTTCAATTATCCGGCGGACAGAAGCAGCGAATCGCCATAGCAAGAGCATTACTTAGAGATCCAAAGATTCTCCTGCTTGATGAAGCAACCAGTGCTCTGGATGCACAATCCGAAAGAGTAGTACAGGCTGCAATAGATCAAGTTTCAAAAGGAAGGACAACAATCATCATCACACACCGTTTATCGACGATACAAACGGCCGACCTCATTGCTGTCCTTCAAGAAGGCAGAGTGATTGAATTAGGCACCCATAATGAGCTGATGGACTTGACTGACGGACGAGGCGGAGCCTATGCCCGAATGGTAGAGTTGCAGCAAGTAACAGCTCAGAATGATGAACCAAGGCCTAGTTCCAATGCTCCCAAGGAGCGAAGGAGCTCACAAAGGATCAGCACTCCTCAAAGCCCTTCAGTGAGTTTCACATCAAGCACACATGGCACTCCAATGTTCACTCCCTTCAGCCAGGGACTTTCCATGGGAACTCCTTACTCCTACACAGTTCAATATGATCTGGATGATGATAGTTTCGAAGATAACCCGAAACGATTGCATCATCCGGCTCCATCACAGTGGCAATTGCTAAAGTTAAATGCTCCTGAGTGGGGTAGAGCATTGCTTGGACTCTTGGGAGCATTGGGCTCTGGAGCAGTTCAACCAATAAATGCATACTGTGTTGGATTGCTAATATCTATCTACTTTGACACTGATAACATGAAATCCAAGACTCGACGCCTGGCCCTGGTTTTCTTAGGAATTGGTGTCTTTAACTTCTTCACAAGCATCCTCCAACACTACAATTTCGCAGTCATGGGCGAAAGGTTGACTCGAAGAATCCGCGAGAAGCTTCTAGAAAAACTGATGACATTTGAGATAGGATGGTATGACCAGGAAGAGAACACCAGCGCGGCGATCTGCGCAAGACTATCTTCCGAAGCCAACTTGGTTCGATCGCTGGTAGGCGATCGGATGTCATTGTTATCACAGGCATTATTTGGTTCTCTGTTTGCGTATGCTCTAGGACTCGTGCTGACGTGGAAGCTGTCCCTTGTGATGATTGCAGTGCAGCCAATTGTCATCGGAAGCTTCTATGCAAGGAGTGTTTTAATGAAAAGAATGGCTGAAAAGGCGCGAAAGTCACAACGAGAAGGAAGCCAGCTGGCAAGTGAGGCAGTTATAAACCACAGAACAATAACCGCCTTCAGTTCTCAGAAGAGAATGATGTCACTCTTCCAATCCACTATGTTAGGCCCTAAGCAAGAGAGCATTAGGCATTCTTGGATTTCAGGTTTCGGCCTTTTCAGCTCCCAATTCTTCAACACTGCTTCCACAGCTTTAGCATACTGGTATGGTGGGAGGCTCCTTGTGAATGGTGACATTACTCCCAAGCATCTGTTCCAAGCCTTCTTGATATTGCTCTTCACTGCTTACATCATTGCAGAGGCTGGAAGCATGACAAATGACATATCTAAAGGAAACAGCGCAGTCGGATCGGTTTTCGCCATCTTGGACCGGAAAAGCGAGATTGATCCTGAGACATCATGGGGGTCAGATAAAAGAAGGAAGATTAGGGGTAAAGTTGAGCTTAAGAGTGTGTTCTTTGCATATCCAACTAGGCCTGATCAAATGATATTTAAGGGTTTGTGTCTCACAGTTGAAGCTGGGAGAACAGTGGCACTAGTAGGGCATAGCGGGAGTGGCAAATCCACCATTATTGGTCTTGTTGAGAGATTTTATGATCCTTTGAAGGGAAGTGTGTGTATAGATGAACAAGATATTGTGTCATATAATTTGAGAATGCTGAGGTCACATATTGCATTGGTGAGTCAAGAGCCAACACTTTTTGCTGGAaccattagagaaaatattgcTTATGGAAAAGAAGAGGCTACTGAATCTGAGATAAGAAGGGCTGCAGCTATGGCTAATGCTCATGAATTCATAAG